The Corynebacterium poyangense genome includes a window with the following:
- a CDS encoding tRNA (adenine-N1)-methyltransferase, whose amino-acid sequence MAYSGPFQPGDRVQLTDPKRRHHTIVVQPGGIFHTNKGQIAHDDIIGADEGSVVRSTLGTEYLCFRHLMVDHVLSMPRGAAVIYPKDSAQILVEGDIFPGARVLEAGAGSGALSMSLLRAIGDQGTLFSYEIRQDHLDYACANVDEFFGGRPQNWQPRLGDLHDVTVADLGGRVDRVILDMLEPWECLKVSADILIPGGVFMTYVATVPQLMKVMEGIREQRCFTEPRAWESLVREWRVEGLATRPEHRMNAHTAFLVMARRLADGVTPPRPQRKARR is encoded by the coding sequence ATGGCCTATTCCGGCCCGTTTCAACCGGGTGATCGGGTGCAGTTAACTGACCCGAAACGCCGTCACCACACCATCGTTGTCCAACCCGGTGGGATTTTCCACACCAACAAAGGACAGATCGCTCACGATGACATCATCGGGGCAGATGAAGGCAGTGTGGTTCGTTCCACCCTTGGTACGGAATATCTTTGCTTTAGACATCTCATGGTGGACCACGTGCTCTCCATGCCACGCGGTGCCGCGGTGATCTACCCCAAAGATTCCGCGCAAATCCTGGTGGAAGGAGATATTTTCCCCGGCGCCCGAGTGTTGGAGGCCGGCGCTGGATCAGGGGCCCTATCAATGTCTTTACTCCGGGCTATTGGGGATCAAGGCACTCTTTTTTCTTATGAAATCCGTCAAGATCACCTCGACTACGCCTGCGCCAATGTTGATGAATTCTTTGGCGGGCGCCCACAGAATTGGCAACCACGCCTCGGGGATCTGCACGATGTCACTGTTGCTGACTTGGGAGGCCGCGTAGACCGTGTCATTTTAGACATGCTTGAACCGTGGGAGTGTCTCAAGGTTTCCGCAGACATCCTGATCCCCGGCGGAGTATTTATGACCTATGTCGCTACTGTTCCACAATTAATGAAGGTCATGGAGGGAATCCGGGAACAGCGGTGTTTTACCGAACCTCGAGCATGGGAATCCTTGGTGCGAGAATGGCGAGTAGAAGGTCTTGCAACTAGGCCGGAACATCGAATGAATGCTCACACTGCCTTCCTGGTGATGGCCCGACGCCTGGCAGATGGGGTTACCCCTCCACGTCCTCAACGCAAAGCTCGGCGGTAG
- a CDS encoding M18 family aminopeptidase, whose amino-acid sequence MSDLNKFLDFLDASPSSFHAARELATLLENAGYRQQYRDSGWDCTPGGHYLIRDGALMAWWIPENASPESGFKILGSHLDSPGFLLKPDPDFTAQGYRQAAVEVYGGPIVPSWFDRDLAFAGRIILSDGSEHLVATGPIARIPHIAIHLDRSSTFEPDRQRDLQPIYALCSGGAALLEHIAHLIDRDITAADIVGHDLITVDTQPAAFIGSDHQFLASRRLDNLSSAYASVAAVLSVIASGDMGDDILVVAAFDHEEVGSHSASGAAGPLLEEVLTRTATSLGASRDEIHQMFARSSSISVDATHAVHPNHPEKHDPGHLPQLNAGPVIKANANQRYASTGKTAAMFRQACRSAGIPYQYFVSNNSVPCGSTIGPISATRLGIDTVDVGAALLSMHSSREIMGTDDELLLIRALEAYLVS is encoded by the coding sequence ATGTCTGATCTGAACAAATTTCTGGATTTCCTTGATGCTTCACCGAGTTCTTTTCATGCCGCTCGGGAGTTAGCCACTCTTCTTGAGAACGCGGGATATCGTCAGCAATACCGAGATTCCGGATGGGACTGCACCCCAGGTGGCCATTATCTCATCCGAGACGGGGCGCTTATGGCCTGGTGGATACCGGAGAATGCCTCACCAGAATCTGGTTTTAAAATCCTCGGTTCTCACTTGGATTCACCCGGGTTTTTACTCAAACCGGATCCAGATTTTACCGCCCAGGGTTACCGCCAAGCTGCAGTAGAGGTTTATGGCGGCCCCATTGTGCCGTCGTGGTTTGACCGTGATCTTGCCTTTGCTGGACGAATAATCCTGTCCGATGGCTCCGAACATCTCGTTGCCACCGGACCCATTGCACGGATCCCTCACATTGCCATCCACCTGGACCGTTCCTCAACTTTTGAGCCCGATAGACAACGGGATCTCCAACCCATATACGCACTCTGCTCTGGCGGTGCTGCGTTATTGGAGCACATCGCCCACCTCATAGACCGGGACATCACTGCAGCCGACATCGTCGGACATGACCTCATCACCGTTGATACCCAACCGGCCGCGTTCATCGGCTCAGATCATCAGTTTCTGGCCTCACGCAGACTAGACAACCTCAGTTCAGCCTATGCCAGTGTCGCCGCTGTGCTCAGTGTCATCGCATCCGGCGATATGGGCGACGACATACTTGTGGTAGCTGCTTTTGACCATGAGGAAGTAGGGTCTCATTCCGCAAGTGGAGCGGCTGGGCCGCTGCTTGAGGAGGTCCTCACCAGGACGGCCACCAGCCTTGGAGCTAGCCGTGATGAGATCCACCAGATGTTTGCCCGATCATCGAGCATTTCGGTTGACGCTACCCATGCCGTTCATCCCAATCACCCGGAAAAGCATGATCCAGGCCATCTCCCACAGCTCAATGCTGGTCCGGTTATCAAAGCAAACGCCAACCAACGTTATGCCTCTACTGGGAAAACTGCCGCCATGTTCCGTCAAGCCTGTCGTAGTGCCGGGATTCCGTACCAATATTTTGTCAGCAATAATTCGGTTCCCTGCGGGTCAACTATTGGACCAATCAGCGCCACTCGCTTAGGAATTGACACCGTCGATGTGGGTGCCGCCCTGTTGTCTATGCATTCATCGAGGGAAATCATGGGCACAGATGATGAACTTCTGCTTATCCGGGCGCTTGAGGCATACTTAGTCAGTTAA
- a CDS encoding RecB family exonuclease, which translates to MSSTARPLALSPSRANDYQQCPLKYRLRAIDKIPEPTTVAQVKGTLVHAVLEEMHGWERNNRTFPAAVKRLKPTWAQMCDKDESLAELVPESQFYDFLVECRELLRGYFFMENPQGFDADSCEKFVQTVLPNGVPVRGFIDRIDIAPTGEIRVVDYKTGKKPSPRFSAEPKFQMMFYALVYWRIFQDLPTQLRLMYIKEADSLFLSPSKEELEFFEQDLAHLWKKIVEDGHRGSFRPKKSKLCGWCHFQNLCPAFGGTPPPYPGWPGAMGDKSEVSR; encoded by the coding sequence ATGTCTTCCACTGCACGACCTTTAGCTTTATCTCCAAGCAGGGCTAATGATTATCAACAATGCCCGTTGAAGTATCGTCTTCGTGCCATAGACAAGATCCCGGAACCAACAACGGTAGCGCAGGTGAAGGGAACATTAGTTCATGCCGTTTTGGAAGAAATGCATGGATGGGAGCGAAATAATCGGACTTTCCCGGCGGCGGTAAAAAGACTGAAACCCACGTGGGCTCAGATGTGCGACAAAGATGAGTCCTTGGCCGAATTGGTCCCTGAGTCGCAGTTTTATGATTTTTTGGTCGAGTGTCGCGAACTGTTGCGAGGCTATTTCTTTATGGAGAATCCTCAAGGATTTGATGCGGATTCCTGCGAAAAATTTGTCCAGACTGTTTTGCCCAATGGTGTTCCGGTGCGGGGCTTTATTGATCGAATTGATATTGCACCGACTGGGGAAATCAGAGTGGTTGACTACAAGACCGGTAAAAAACCATCGCCTCGGTTTTCTGCTGAGCCGAAGTTTCAGATGATGTTTTATGCGTTGGTTTATTGGCGGATTTTCCAGGATCTGCCCACCCAACTCCGACTTATGTATATCAAAGAAGCAGACTCTCTATTTCTTAGTCCCTCCAAAGAAGAATTGGAATTCTTTGAACAAGATTTAGCCCATTTGTGGAAAAAGATTGTAGAGGATGGACACAGGGGGAGTTTTCGACCAAAGAAGTCAAAGCTATGTGGGTGGTGTCATTTCCAGAACCTGTGTCCAGCTTTTGGTGGCACCCCTCCTCCCTATCCAGGTTGGCCGGGTGCCATGGGAGACAAGAGCGAAGTCTCCCGCTAA